Proteins from a genomic interval of Papaver somniferum cultivar HN1 chromosome 4, ASM357369v1, whole genome shotgun sequence:
- the LOC113275758 gene encoding probable tRNA (guanine(26)-N(2))-dimethyltransferase 1: MGDEAGGGEEMKQNSNTTMSTDPNDYTIIKEGEAEILMHANNEVFYNKTQVNNRDLSIAVLRTFISKRKEEHEAMLSKKKKRVPKVSSGEASNGPIPQEITTQNGEKSNGKCEEHVEPSKEPGNVSEEPIRATDGKGRELKPPRVLEALAASGLRSIRYAREVEEIGQVVALDNDKASVEACRRNIKCNGSVTTAKVESHLTDARVFMLSHPKEFDVVDLDPYGSPSVFLDSAVQSVADGGILMCTATDMAVLCGGNGEVCYSKYGSYPLRGKYCHEMALRIVLACIESHANRYKRYIVPVLSVQMDFYVRVFVRIFTSASEMKNTPLKLSHVYQCVGCDSFHLQSLARTVSKNNSVRYLPGFGPVVPQECTDCGKKFNMGGPIWSAPIHDQEWVTSILENVQSLKERYPAYDRISAVLTTVSEELPDVPLFLSLHNLCGTLKCTSPSAVMFRSAVLNAGYRISGTHVNPLGLKSDAPMDVIWDIMRCWVKSHPVKAQPADQSGTVILAKEPTLQANFARAVASLSKAQAKKVARFLPNPERHWGPKLRAGRTITSKHVSLLGPKALNGSNKDEEGSNGNQEGTGEEEPELKRQKTEDPTIPMSES, encoded by the exons ATGGGTGATGAAGCAGGAGGAGGTGAAGAGATGAAGCAAAACTCAAACACTACTATGTCTACTGATCCCAATGATTATACCATAATCAAAGAAGGGGAAGCTGAGATTCTTATGCATGCCAATAATGAAGTCTTTTATAACAAAACCCAG GTTAATAACAGAGACTTATCCATTGCCGTTTTGAGGACCTTTATATCCAAACGCAAGGAAGAACATGAAGCAATgctgagcaagaagaagaaaagagtacCGAAAGTGTCATCCGGGGAGGCTTCTAATGGACCCATACCGCAGGAAATAACTACACAAAATGGTGAAAAATCAAATGGTAAATGTGAAGAACATGTAGAGCCATCAAAAGAACCAGGAAATGTTTCAGAGGAACCCATCAGGGCAACAGATGGGAAAGGGCGAGAATTGAAGCCACCCAGAGTGCTTGAG GCTTTAGCTGCTTCTGGGTTAAGATCTATCCGATATGCACGTGAAGTAGAAGAAATTGGTCAAGTTGTAGCCTTAGACAATGATAAAG CATCTGTTGAAGCTTGCAGGAGAAACATAAAATGCAATGGTTCAGTGACTACTGCCAAGGTGGAATCTCATTTAACCGATGCTCGTGTTTTTATGCTCTCCcaccccaaagaatttgatgtG GTTGATCTCGATCCTTATGGTTCACCTTCCGTGTTCTTGGATTCTGCTGTTCAATCTGTTGCTGATGGAGGCATATTAATGTGCACAGCAACTGATATGGCAGTGCTTTGTGGAGGCAATGGGGAGGTCTGCTATTCGAA ATATGGTTCATATCCATTGCGAGGAAAATATTGTCATGAGATGGCGCTGAGAATTGTCCTAGCCTGCATTGAG AGCCATGCAAATCGCTACAAGCGCTACATAGTTCCTGTTCTCTCCGTTCAGATGGATTTCTACGTCAGAGTCTTTGTGCGAATATTCAC TTCTGCAAGTGAGATGAAGAACACCCCTCTAAAGCTTTCTCATGTATATCAGTGTGTTGGCTGTGATTCTTTCCACCTTCAATCTCTTGCAAGGACTGTTTCCAAG AACAACAGCGTCAGATATTTACCAGGGTTTGGTCCAGTGGTGCCTCAAGAATGCACCGACTGTGGAAAGAAGTTCAACATGGGTGGACCTATTTGGTCTGCCCCCATCCATGATCAAGAATGGGTGACATCCATTTTAGAAAATGTTCAATCTCTTAAGGAAAGATATCCTGCTTATGATCGGATCTCGGCTGTATTAACAACTGTATCAGAG GAGTTACCTGATGTGCCTCTCTTCTTGAGTCTGCACAACCTCTGTGGAACTCTAAAATGCACTTCACCTTCAGCAGTTATGTTCCGATCTGCAGTACTCAATGCAGGATATCGCATCTCAGGGACGCATGTGAATCCTTTGGGGCTGAAATCAGATGCTCCCATGGATGTAATATGGGATATTATGCGTTGCTGG GTCAAGAGTCATCCGGTGAAAGCTCAACCAGCAGATCAGTCCGGGACTGTGATTCTGGCTAAGGAACCAACTTTGCAG GCCAATTTTGCACGAGCAGTTGCTTCCCTCAGTAAAGCACAGGCAAAGAAGGTTGCACGTTTCCTTCCTAATCCTGAAAGGCATTGGGGACCTAAGCTCAGAGCAGGTCGTACGATTACAAGCAAGCACGTTTCACTACTGGGGCCCAAAGCTCTTAACGGGTCTAATAAGGATGAAGAAGGGTCTAACGGTAATCAAGAAGGAACAGGAGAAGAGGAGCCTGAGTTGAAGCGTCAGAAGACAGAGGATCCTACTATCCCAATGTCAGAATCATAA
- the LOC113275759 gene encoding probable UDP-arabinopyranose mutase 2 → MWRPFLHPYHLIIVQDGDPNKEIKVPEGFDYELYNRNDINKILGPKASCISFKDSACRCFGYMVSKKKYIFTIDDDCFVAKDPSGKEIDALAQHIKNLLCPSTPFFFNTLYESYREGADFVRGYPFSLREGVPTDVSHGLWLNIPDYDAPTQLVKPLERNKRYVDAVLTIPKGTLFPMCGMNLAFDRELIRPAMYFGLMGDGQPIGRYDDMWAGWCTKVICDHMGWGIKTGLPYIWHSKASNPFVNLKKEYKGIYWQEEIIPFFQTATLSKECDTVQKCYIELSKQVKDKLGNIDPYFTKLAEAMVTWIEAWDELNPSTGTKLPNGTA, encoded by the exons ATGTGGAGGCCATTTCTCCACCCATATCATTTGATTATCGTTCAAGATGGTGATCCAAACAAGGAAATCAAAGTCCCTGAAGGTTTTGATTATGAACTTTACAACAGAAATGACATTAACAAGATTTTGGGTCCTAAAGCTTCTTGCATTTCATTCAAGGACTCTGCTTGCAGGTGTTTCGGTTACATGGTTTCTAAGAAAAAGTATATTTTCACAATTGATGATGATTGTTTC GTAGCGAAAGATCCATCTGGGAAAGAGATCGATGCACTGGCACAACACATTAAGAATCTGCTTTGCCCATCCACTCCATTTTTCTTCAACACATTGTATGAATCATACAGAGAAGGTGCAGATTTTGTTCGTGGGTACCCTTTCAGTCTCCGCGAGGGTGTCCCAACAGATGTTTCTCATGGTCTTTGGCTCAACATTCCTGACTATGATGCTCCTACTCAGCTTGTGAAGCCTCTCGAGCGAAACAAAAG GTACGTAGATGCTGTTCTGACGATCCCCAAAGGAACCTTGTTCCCCATGTGTGGTATGAATCTGGCATTTGACAGAGAGCTGATCCGCCCAGCAATGTACTTTGGGCTCATGGGTGATGGCCAGCCAATTGGACGCTACGATGACATGTGGGCAGGATGGTGCACCAAG GTGATATGTGACCACATGGGATGGGGTATTAAGACTGGTTTACCCTATATATGGCACAGCAAAGCAAGTAACCCCTTCGTGAACCTTAAGAAGGAATATAAAGGTATTTACTGGCAAGAAGAGATAATCCCATTTTTCCAAACCGCAACCCTTTCAAAGGAATGTGATACTGTTCAGAAGTGCTACATTGAACTCTCCAAACAGGTTAAGGACAAGCTTGGGAACATAGACCCGTACTTCACTAAGCTTGCAGAGGCAATGGTCACATGGATTGAAGCTTGGGATGAGCTCAATCCTTCTACAGGCACTAAACTACCCAATGGAACTGCTTAG